Genomic DNA from Streptomyces sp. GS7:
GGCGTACAAATATCCCCGGGTGGTGGAGATCCTGCCCGAGCTTCCCAAGACCACGAGTGGCAAGATCCTCCGACGGGAGCTGCGCCACCGCGCATGAGTACGGACGAAGGACAGGTGAGGGCGATGGCCGGCACGAAGGACGGCACCGGCAACGGCGACGGCACCGCGAAGCCCGTGGCGCAGCGGCTGCTGGCCACCGCCACCAGGCTGTTCGCGGAGCACGGCTACGACCGCACCTCCGTGCAGGAGATCGTCGACGCGGCGGGCGTCACCAAGGGCGCCCTCTACCACTACTTCGGCTCCAAGGACGACCTCCTGCACGAGGTCTACGGCCGGGTGCTGCGGCTCCAGCAGGAGCGGCTGGACCACTTCGCGGACGCCGACGCACCGGTGGAGCAGCGGCTGCGGGACGCCGCCGCGGACGTCGTCGTCACCACTATCGAGAACCTCGACGACACCAAGATCTTCTTCCGCTCCATGCACCATCTGAGCCCCGAGAAGGACAAGCAGGTGCGCGCCGAGCGGCGGCGCTACCACGAGCGGTTCCGGGCCCTGGTCGAAGAGGGCCAGCGCACCGGGGTGTTCGCCGCCGACATCCCCGCGGACCTGGTCGTCGACTACCACTTCGGCTCGGTGCACCACCTCGGGACGTGGTACCGCGAGGACGGGCCGCTGAGCCCGCAGCAGGTCGCCGACCACCTGGCGGAGCTGCTGCTGCGGGCGCTGCGCCCGTAACGGCGTGACAGGCGCCGGACCTGTAACGCCGATACCGGCACTGTCCCGTAACGGCGTTACAGGTACTGCTTGATCTCGCGCCGCGCCAGCGACCGCTGGTGCACCTCGTCCGGCCCGTCCGCCAGCCGCAGCGTACGGGCCCCGGCCCACAGCTCCGCCAGGGGGAAGTCCTGGCTGACCCCGCCCGCGCCGTGCAGCTGCACCGCCTTGTCGAGGATGTCCACGACCGTCCGCGGGGTGGCGATCTTGATCGCCTGGATCTCGGTGTGCGCGCCCTTGTTGCCGACGGTGTCCATCAGCCAGGCGGTCTTCAGCACCAGCAGCCGCAGCTGCTCCACCGCCACCCGGGCGTCCGCGATCCACTCCTGGACCACGCCCTGTTGGGCCAGCGGCTTGCCGAACGCGGTACGGCTCACCGCCCGCCGGCACATCAGCTCGATCGCCCGCTCGGCCATCCCGATCAGCCGCATGCAGTGGTGGATCCGGCCGGGCCCGAGCCGCGCCTGGGCGATCCCGAAGCCGCCGCCCTCCTCGCCGATCAGATTGCCGACCGGCACCCGCACGTCGTCGAAGACGACCTCCGCGTGCCCGCCGTGGTAGTGGTCCTCGTAGCCGTAGACCTGCATGGCGCGCTCGACGGTCAGGCCAGGGGTGTCCCGCGGCACCAGGATCATCGACTGCTGGCGGCGGATGTCGGCTCCGTCGGGGTCGGTCTTGCCCATCACGATGAAGATCTGGCACTGCGGGTTCATCGCCCCGGAGATGTACCACTTGCGGCCGTTGACGACGTACTCGTCGCCGTCCCGCTCGATACGGGTCTCGATGTTGGTGGCGTCGGACGAGGCCACCTCCGGCTCGGTCATCGCGAACGCCGACCGGATCTCGCCCGCCAGCAGCGGCTCCAGCCACTGCTTCTTCTGCGCCGCGTCGCCGAACTGGGCCAGCACCTCCATGTTGCCGGTGTCCGGCGCCGCGCAGTTCAGCGCGGTGGGCGCCAACTGCGGGCTGCGGCCGGTGATCTCGGCCAGCGGCGCGTACTGCAGGTTGGTCAGCCCGGCCCCGTACTCCTCATCGGGCAAGAAGAGGTTCCACAGCCCCTGCCGCCGCGCCTCGGCCTTCAGTTCCTCGACCACCGCCGGGGTGTCCCACGGCGAGGCGAGCGCGGCCCGCTGCTCGTGGGCGGTCCGCTCGGCCGGGTGGACGTACTCGTCCATGAACGACAGGAGCCGGTGGCGCAGTTCCTCGGTGCGGGCGTCGAATGCGAAGTCCATGGGCTCAGCCTTCCTTGAGGGTGGTCAGTCCGCGGTCGATGAACACGGGCACCAGCTCGCCGATCCGGTCGAACCCCGCGCCGACCGTCTGGCCGAGCGTGAAGCGGTAGTGGATGCCTTCGAGGATCACGGCGAGTTTGAACCAGGCGAAGGCGGTGTACCAGGCGATGCCGGAGGTGTCCCGGCCGGAGCGCGCCGCATAGCGCGCGATCAGCTCGTCCGGACCGGGGTGCCCCGGGGCGCCGCTGCTGGTGCTGACCGGCGACTTCGGCAGGCCGAGGTCCGTGCAGTACATCACCAGCAGCCCGAGGTCGGTCAGCGGATCGCCGAGCGTGGACATCTCCCAGTCCAGTACGGCCGTGATGGTGTCGTCGGCGCCGACCAGCACGTTGTCGAGGCGGTAGTCGCCGTGGACGACGGTGGGCGCGGGCGAGGTCGGCAGCGCCCGGCCCAGCGCCTCGTGCAGCTCGTCGACGCCCGGCAGCGCGCGGTTCTTGGACGCGGCCAACTGCTTGCCCCAGCGGCGGAGTTGGCGCTCCAGGAAGCCGTCCGGGCGGCCGAAGTCGGCGAGACCGGCCGCCGCCGGATCCACCGCGTGCAGCGCCACCAGCGTGTCGACGAGGGAGAGCACCACCGCGCGGGTGCGCTCCGGACCGAGCGGCGCCAGCTGGTCCGCGGTCCGGTACGGGGTGCCCTCGACCAGCTCCATCACATAGAACGGTGCGCCGACGACCGTCTCGTCCTCGCACAGCAGCAGCGTCTCCGGCACCGGCACCGCGGTGCCGTGCAGCGCGCTGATCACCCGGTGCTCGCGCCGCATGTCGTGCGCGGTGGCCAGCACATGGCCGAGCGGCGGCCGGCGGACGACCCAGGAGGCGGCGCCGTCGGTGACGCGATAGGTGAGGTTGGACCGGCCGCCCTCGATCAGCTGCGCGCTCAGCGGCCCGCCGGCCAGGCCCGGACGTTCCCGGTCCAGGTGTTTGCGCAGGCGGTCCAGGTCGAGGCCGGGGGGTGCCTCCCGGCCGGCGGCCGGCGGGGGAGGGGTGCCGTTGCTCATCGTGCTCCTCCGTGGGGAGTGGGACGGTCCATGGCTACCAGTGGTCGCCCGCACGATCATGCCGACTAGTCGGTATGGAGTCCAGTGCCCGCCCGTGGGGCGTCCGTCACCCGCCGCGTTCGCGCCACGTCCCGCCGGGCCGGACGCCGGGTCGCCGCCGGCCGCCCGCCGCCCCGGACCGGCCGCTCACGCGTGGCAGGCCGGTGGCACCCCGCCGTTCATCGCCGCCATCTCCC
This window encodes:
- a CDS encoding TetR/AcrR family transcriptional regulator, with translation MAGTKDGTGNGDGTAKPVAQRLLATATRLFAEHGYDRTSVQEIVDAAGVTKGALYHYFGSKDDLLHEVYGRVLRLQQERLDHFADADAPVEQRLRDAAADVVVTTIENLDDTKIFFRSMHHLSPEKDKQVRAERRRYHERFRALVEEGQRTGVFAADIPADLVVDYHFGSVHHLGTWYREDGPLSPQQVADHLAELLLRALRP
- a CDS encoding acyl-CoA dehydrogenase family protein, with product MDFAFDARTEELRHRLLSFMDEYVHPAERTAHEQRAALASPWDTPAVVEELKAEARRQGLWNLFLPDEEYGAGLTNLQYAPLAEITGRSPQLAPTALNCAAPDTGNMEVLAQFGDAAQKKQWLEPLLAGEIRSAFAMTEPEVASSDATNIETRIERDGDEYVVNGRKWYISGAMNPQCQIFIVMGKTDPDGADIRRQQSMILVPRDTPGLTVERAMQVYGYEDHYHGGHAEVVFDDVRVPVGNLIGEEGGGFGIAQARLGPGRIHHCMRLIGMAERAIELMCRRAVSRTAFGKPLAQQGVVQEWIADARVAVEQLRLLVLKTAWLMDTVGNKGAHTEIQAIKIATPRTVVDILDKAVQLHGAGGVSQDFPLAELWAGARTLRLADGPDEVHQRSLARREIKQYL
- a CDS encoding phosphotransferase family protein, which codes for MSNGTPPPPAAGREAPPGLDLDRLRKHLDRERPGLAGGPLSAQLIEGGRSNLTYRVTDGAASWVVRRPPLGHVLATAHDMRREHRVISALHGTAVPVPETLLLCEDETVVGAPFYVMELVEGTPYRTADQLAPLGPERTRAVVLSLVDTLVALHAVDPAAAGLADFGRPDGFLERQLRRWGKQLAASKNRALPGVDELHEALGRALPTSPAPTVVHGDYRLDNVLVGADDTITAVLDWEMSTLGDPLTDLGLLVMYCTDLGLPKSPVSTSSGAPGHPGPDELIARYAARSGRDTSGIAWYTAFAWFKLAVILEGIHYRFTLGQTVGAGFDRIGELVPVFIDRGLTTLKEG